Proteins found in one Nitratireductor kimnyeongensis genomic segment:
- a CDS encoding saccharopine dehydrogenase family protein, whose protein sequence is MKEIVVTGAGRIGAAIADMLVASGDYTVTVADRSAEQLAGLSSHKQISGVEVDLSDTKALAAVLKGKFALLNAAPYNLTVPIAEAAAEAGVHYLDLTEDVKSTRRVKEIAASAGTAFIPQCGLAPGFITIAANSLAKRFDTLNDVRMRVGALPQFPANALNYNLTWSPEGVINEYCEPCEAIVDGEMKEVAPLEGHEEFSLDGVRYEAFNTSGGLGSICESLKGRVRNLNYRTIRYPGHASIMKMLLNDLRLSERRDLLKEIFEHALPTTMQDVVVIFVTITGLKNGRLVQESYANSVFADPAGPNARSAIQKTTAAGICTVLDLLANGKLPSKGFVQQEDIALEDFLANRFGRTYQPQTGPQAQAA, encoded by the coding sequence ATGAAAGAAATCGTTGTCACCGGAGCCGGGCGCATTGGGGCCGCCATCGCAGACATGCTGGTCGCCTCGGGCGATTACACGGTCACCGTCGCCGACCGATCGGCGGAACAGCTCGCTGGCCTCTCTTCTCACAAGCAGATTTCCGGCGTGGAAGTCGACCTTTCAGACACGAAGGCGCTGGCTGCCGTGCTCAAGGGCAAGTTCGCCCTGTTGAACGCAGCCCCCTACAATCTGACCGTACCGATCGCCGAGGCGGCTGCCGAGGCCGGCGTTCACTATCTCGACCTGACCGAGGATGTGAAAAGCACGCGCCGCGTGAAGGAAATCGCCGCCTCTGCAGGCACGGCCTTCATCCCGCAATGCGGGCTTGCGCCGGGCTTCATCACCATCGCCGCCAATTCGCTCGCCAAGCGTTTTGACACGCTCAACGATGTGCGCATGCGCGTCGGCGCGCTGCCGCAGTTTCCGGCCAATGCGCTCAACTACAATCTCACCTGGTCGCCTGAAGGCGTTATCAACGAGTATTGTGAGCCCTGCGAAGCCATTGTCGATGGCGAGATGAAGGAAGTCGCGCCGCTTGAGGGGCATGAGGAGTTCTCGCTCGATGGCGTGCGCTACGAGGCGTTCAACACCTCCGGCGGGCTCGGCTCCATCTGCGAATCGCTCAAAGGTCGCGTGCGCAATCTCAACTACCGCACGATCCGCTATCCGGGTCATGCCTCGATTATGAAGATGCTCTTGAACGATCTGCGCCTGAGCGAACGCCGCGATCTTCTGAAAGAGATTTTCGAACACGCGCTGCCCACCACCATGCAGGATGTGGTGGTGATCTTCGTCACCATCACCGGACTGAAGAACGGCCGGCTGGTGCAGGAAAGCTATGCCAACAGCGTGTTTGCCGATCCGGCCGGCCCGAATGCGCGCAGCGCAATCCAGAAAACGACCGCCGCCGGCATCTGCACCGTGCTCGACCTGCTCGCCAACGGCAAGCTTCCGTCCAAGGGCTTTGTCCAGCAGGAAGACATCGCGCTTGAGGATTTTCTGGCCAACCGTTTCGGCCGTACCTACCAGCCCCAGACCGGCCCGCAGGCACAGGCCGCTTGA
- a CDS encoding ArgE/DapE family deacylase, with the protein MDEQLAQKILAAVEEGFEEQIDFTEDLIRFPSLRGKEKPAQEFVHKALEARGYAVETFHIDEDKIKDHPGFSPVAVDYSDAVNVIATHTPRMEKGRSLILNGHMDVVPEGPHDMWEVSPPYEPKREGDWLYGRGGGDMKAGIAANIFALDALRRIGLQPAAKVHVQSVVEEECTGNGALACLVEGYTAEAAIIPEPEDEMLVRANTGVLWFEVNVSGHPVHVREAGTGANAIEASFRVIESLKRLTAEWNAEKASYPYFEELDHPINFNVGKIEGGDWASTVAAWCKLSCRIAIYPGDDPKDRAAQIEAHLARELADDPFLGNRPPEVIWNGFFARGYVLEEGTDAEKALAEAHRAATASELKSFVTPGYLDARVFVIYAGMPCLVYGPITENIHGFDERVSLSSIKRVTGAIALFIADWCGVEPIETEAAHG; encoded by the coding sequence TTGGACGAACAACTGGCACAGAAAATCCTCGCAGCCGTCGAGGAAGGCTTTGAGGAACAGATCGACTTTACCGAAGACCTGATCCGCTTTCCCTCGCTGCGCGGAAAGGAAAAGCCCGCACAGGAATTCGTTCACAAGGCGCTCGAAGCGCGCGGCTATGCGGTCGAAACCTTCCATATTGACGAAGACAAGATCAAGGATCATCCGGGCTTTTCGCCCGTTGCTGTCGATTATTCCGACGCGGTGAACGTGATCGCCACCCACACACCGCGCATGGAGAAAGGCCGGTCGCTGATCCTGAACGGTCATATGGATGTGGTGCCGGAAGGCCCGCACGACATGTGGGAGGTTTCGCCGCCCTATGAGCCAAAGCGCGAGGGCGACTGGCTCTATGGGCGCGGGGGCGGTGACATGAAGGCTGGCATCGCCGCCAACATTTTCGCACTCGACGCGCTGCGCCGCATCGGCCTGCAACCGGCAGCGAAAGTGCATGTGCAGAGCGTGGTGGAGGAAGAATGCACCGGCAATGGCGCACTCGCCTGTCTGGTGGAAGGCTATACGGCGGAGGCCGCCATCATCCCCGAGCCGGAAGACGAAATGCTGGTGCGCGCCAATACGGGCGTCTTGTGGTTCGAGGTGAATGTGTCGGGCCACCCGGTGCATGTGCGCGAGGCGGGCACGGGCGCCAACGCCATCGAGGCGAGCTTCCGCGTGATCGAAAGCCTGAAACGCCTGACCGCGGAATGGAACGCTGAAAAGGCGAGTTACCCCTATTTCGAGGAACTCGATCACCCGATCAATTTCAATGTCGGCAAGATCGAGGGTGGCGACTGGGCGTCGACCGTGGCGGCCTGGTGCAAGCTCTCCTGCCGCATCGCCATTTATCCCGGTGACGACCCGAAGGACCGGGCAGCGCAGATCGAGGCGCATCTGGCGCGTGAGCTGGCCGACGATCCCTTTCTTGGCAATCGCCCGCCGGAGGTGATCTGGAACGGGTTTTTCGCGCGCGGCTACGTGCTGGAAGAAGGCACGGACGCCGAAAAGGCGCTTGCCGAAGCGCACCGCGCGGCGACCGCGAGCGAACTGAAAAGCTTCGTGACGCCGGGCTATCTCGATGCGCGGGTCTTCGTGATCTATGCAGGCATGCCGTGTCTCGTCTATGGCCCGATAACCGAGAACATCCACGGGTTCGATGAGCGCGTGAGTCTTTCCTCCATCAAGCGGGTGACGGGGGCGATCGCACTTTTCATCGCCGACTGGTGCGGGGTGGAACCCATCGAGACCGAGGCTGCACATGGCTGA
- a CDS encoding DMT family transporter, whose translation MSNDRPLVGILLMIGFCAVAPLGDSIAKLLGETIPLFELLVVRFAAQVVFLLPVVWWSGKSLLLSPRVMRLTVLRTALHIAGIGAMFMSLRYLPLADAVAIAFVMPFIMLAFGKFFLGEDVGPRRLAACSVGFVGTMLVVQPSFLTVGAPALLPLLVAVAFSGYMLVTRQISRDADPIALQVVSGIYAMIGFGALAFVNLGLDLPQLRMVQPDLREMLLLVASGFFGTFGHLLMTWSLRFAPSATVAPIQYLEIPFATVIGWLVFRDLPNGLAALGIAITMGAGLYIVFRERALARPVTPVQPAPDPQSVQ comes from the coding sequence ATGTCAAACGACCGGCCGCTTGTCGGCATCCTCTTGATGATCGGGTTTTGCGCGGTTGCCCCTCTGGGCGACTCGATCGCGAAACTGTTGGGCGAGACCATTCCGCTCTTCGAGCTCCTGGTTGTGCGTTTCGCCGCGCAGGTGGTGTTTCTCCTGCCGGTCGTGTGGTGGAGCGGCAAGTCGCTGCTTCTTTCTCCCCGCGTCATGCGGCTCACCGTGTTGCGCACGGCTCTCCACATTGCCGGCATCGGCGCGATGTTCATGTCGCTGCGCTATCTGCCGCTGGCCGATGCTGTCGCCATCGCCTTCGTCATGCCCTTCATCATGCTGGCCTTCGGCAAGTTCTTTCTGGGCGAGGATGTGGGCCCAAGGCGGCTTGCCGCCTGTTCGGTCGGCTTCGTCGGCACCATGCTGGTCGTTCAGCCAAGCTTCCTCACCGTCGGTGCGCCAGCCCTTCTGCCGCTGCTCGTGGCGGTCGCCTTCTCCGGCTACATGCTGGTGACGCGGCAGATCTCGCGCGATGCCGATCCCATCGCGCTTCAGGTGGTGAGCGGCATCTATGCCATGATCGGCTTCGGCGCGCTGGCTTTCGTCAATCTCGGGCTCGACCTGCCGCAATTGCGCATGGTGCAACCCGATCTGCGGGAAATGCTGCTGTTGGTCGCGTCCGGCTTCTTCGGCACGTTCGGCCATCTCCTGATGACATGGTCGCTGCGCTTTGCGCCTTCGGCCACCGTGGCGCCGATCCAGTATCTGGAGATCCCCTTCGCCACGGTCATTGGCTGGCTCGTCTTCCGCGATCTGCCCAATGGGCTGGCGGCCCTTGGCATCGCCATCACCATGGGTGCCGGGCTTTACATCGTGTTCCGTGAGCGGGCGCTGGCAAGGCCGGTCACCCCGGTTCAGCCAGCCCCCGATCCGCAAAGCGTGCAATAA
- a CDS encoding NAD(P)-dependent oxidoreductase, with translation MADGRVIEGVYLSEVYDLHELYGHALAPHAGMIRLRHPHEIDNPEEIRFALSWRPAADAFDPYPNLRLAHSIAAGVDSIINCPSLPKDALVARVRDPDQGDMLAGFAAWHVIWHHRNMRHHIVHETKHEWARLIPSTMKPPRETPVGILGFGLMGRAIARAVTALGFPVVAAARTTPRETMPGVRFESAEGAALRVAEQAAILINVLPLTGETRGLLDLDFFNRMPEGAALIQLGRGEHLVEADLLRALDSGRIASASLDVFDVEPLPKEHPFWADERILVTPHQAGDCSPHRMAEQLARAAQAVVAGDTPKTVVDRSNGY, from the coding sequence ATGGCTGACGGACGAGTGATCGAGGGCGTGTATCTGAGCGAGGTCTACGACCTGCATGAACTCTACGGACATGCCTTGGCACCGCATGCAGGCATGATCCGGCTGCGCCATCCGCATGAAATCGACAATCCGGAGGAAATCCGTTTTGCCCTCAGCTGGAGGCCGGCGGCTGATGCGTTTGACCCTTATCCGAATCTGCGGCTTGCGCATTCCATTGCGGCGGGTGTCGACAGCATCATCAACTGCCCAAGCCTGCCAAAGGACGCGCTGGTGGCGCGCGTGCGCGACCCGGATCAGGGCGACATGCTGGCAGGCTTCGCGGCATGGCATGTGATCTGGCATCACCGCAACATGCGCCACCATATCGTGCATGAGACAAAGCACGAATGGGCGCGGCTCATCCCCTCGACCATGAAGCCGCCGCGTGAAACACCGGTCGGCATTCTGGGTTTCGGCCTGATGGGACGCGCCATTGCCCGCGCGGTGACGGCGCTGGGCTTTCCGGTCGTTGCGGCGGCACGCACCACACCCAGGGAGACGATGCCGGGTGTGCGCTTTGAAAGCGCTGAGGGGGCGGCGCTCCGGGTTGCCGAGCAGGCTGCCATCCTCATCAACGTGTTGCCGCTGACGGGAGAGACGCGCGGCCTGCTTGATCTCGATTTCTTCAACCGGATGCCTGAGGGGGCCGCTCTCATTCAGCTTGGGCGGGGAGAACATCTGGTCGAGGCCGATCTTCTGCGTGCGCTCGACAGCGGACGCATCGCCTCTGCCTCGCTCGACGTTTTCGACGTGGAGCCATTGCCCAAAGAACACCCCTTCTGGGCGGATGAACGCATTCTCGTGACGCCGCATCAGGCGGGCGATTGCTCACCGCACCGGATGGCGGAACAGCTTGCCCGCGCTGCACAGGCCGTGGTGGCGGGAGACACACCGAAAACGGTGGTCGACAGATCCAACGGATATTGA
- a CDS encoding histone deacetylase family protein produces the protein MKAIFDERQLRHTPERYFRRGAYMPHPEQAERAILIRDMLIKNQFPIEKPRDFGDGPIKAVHDPDYVDFWKDAYQRWRAEAPDQEPIPNCHPGPRRGRPSSSVFGQLGWWATDTSVPLTEGTWDAVYWSAQTALETAERVKEGERMVYGLCRPPGHHALSNASNGFCLFNNAAIAAQSLRERFGKVAVLDIDTHTGNGTLDIFYDRGDVFVCSLHTDPDLYPTYYLGYEDERGEGEGEGATFNLCLKPGSDTETILGRFREGLAAITAFGAEALVISLGLDMAADDPLSEVKLTGDGFATMAREIAALGLPTALIQEGGYLGPSLSRNAEIFLTASREALAG, from the coding sequence ATGAAAGCCATTTTCGACGAACGCCAATTGCGGCACACGCCGGAGCGCTATTTCCGGCGCGGGGCCTATATGCCCCATCCTGAACAGGCTGAACGCGCGATCCTGATCCGCGACATGCTGATCAAAAACCAATTCCCCATCGAGAAACCCCGCGATTTCGGCGACGGGCCGATCAAGGCGGTGCACGATCCGGACTATGTGGATTTCTGGAAAGACGCCTATCAGCGCTGGCGCGCGGAGGCGCCGGATCAGGAGCCGATCCCCAATTGCCATCCCGGTCCGCGCCGGGGGCGGCCTTCCTCATCCGTTTTCGGCCAGCTTGGCTGGTGGGCGACCGACACGTCGGTTCCGCTGACGGAAGGCACATGGGATGCCGTCTACTGGTCGGCGCAGACCGCGCTTGAGACTGCCGAACGCGTGAAGGAAGGCGAACGCATGGTCTATGGCCTGTGCCGCCCGCCGGGGCACCATGCGCTTTCCAACGCGTCGAACGGGTTTTGTCTCTTCAACAATGCGGCCATCGCCGCGCAAAGCCTGCGCGAACGCTTTGGCAAGGTGGCGGTGCTCGACATCGACACGCATACGGGCAATGGCACGCTCGACATTTTTTATGATCGTGGGGATGTTTTTGTCTGCTCGCTGCACACGGACCCCGACCTCTATCCGACCTATTATCTGGGCTATGAGGACGAGCGCGGCGAGGGCGAAGGCGAGGGGGCGACGTTCAATCTCTGCCTGAAGCCCGGATCGGATACGGAAACGATCCTTGGCCGCTTCCGCGAGGGACTTGCGGCCATCACCGCCTTTGGCGCGGAGGCGCTGGTGATTTCGCTTGGGCTCGACATGGCGGCGGACGATCCGCTCTCGGAGGTGAAGCTCACGGGCGACGGCTTTGCCACCATGGCACGCGAGATCGCGGCTCTGGGACTGCCCACGGCGCTGATCCAGGAAGGCGGCTATCTGGGGCCGTCGCTTTCGAGAAATGCGGAGATCTTCCTCACTGCCAGCCGCGAGGCGCTGGCCGGCTGA